In Primulina eburnea isolate SZY01 chromosome 14, ASM2296580v1, whole genome shotgun sequence, the following proteins share a genomic window:
- the LOC140812453 gene encoding uncharacterized protein gives MDIDYAIRKDEQSAITENSIPDDADLYEKWERSNRLCVMFIKTKISAGMRGSVDQHNNVKELVKAIDEQFQSSDKALASTLIMKFSSLRLTSVRGVREHIMKMRDIAARLKTLEVEMSETFLVYYILCTLPQQYGPFKISYNTHKDKWSINESMTMCVQEEGRLLMETSDNVFMTT, from the coding sequence ATGGATATTGATTATGCTATACGGAAAGACGAACAATCTGCTATTACTGAAAATAGCATTCCGGATGATGCTGATCTTTATGAAAAATGGGAGCGATCTAATCGACTCTGCGTAATGTTCATAAAGACCAAAATCTCTGCTGGTATGCGTGGTTCTGTTGATCAGCATAATAATGTCAAAGAATTAGTGAAGGCTATTGATGAACAGTTTCAGTCTTCAGATAAAGCACTTGCAAGCACCCTAATTATGAAATTCTCTTCATTAAGGCTCACTAGTGTGAGAGGTGTGCGAGAGCACATAATGAAAATGAGAGACATAGCGGCTCGGCTAAAGACACTAGAAGTGGAAATGTCGGAAACTTTTCTTGTATACTACATTTTATGCACTCTTCCACAGCAATATGGACCCTTCAAAATTTCCTACAACACACATAAGGATAAATGGTCAATTAATGAATCAATGACCATGTGTGTTCAAGAAGAAGGGAGGTTGTTGATGGAAACAAGTGATAATGTGTTTATGACCACATAA
- the LOC140811679 gene encoding long chain base biosynthesis protein 1-like, with translation MDTMLAVFESMVKWFSDWVTSVLDAPSARAVIFGVPIGGHLFVEGLLLVVILFLLSQKSYKPPKRPLTKKEIDELCDEWVPESLIPSITKERKYEPPVLESAAGPHTVINGKEVANFTSANYLGFLGHEKLQKSCTKALEKYGVGSCGPRGFYGTIDVHLDCEARIAKFLGTTDSILYSYGLSTMFSTIPAFCKKGDIVIVDEGVHWAIQNGLHLSRSTIIFFKHNDMKSLQSNLEKVTHDNKRAEKLRRYIVVEAIYQNSGQIAPLDEIIKLKEKYRFRVILDESNSIGVLGSSGRGLTEHYRVPVEKVDIVTAAMGHALATEGGFCTGSARVIDHQRLSSSGYVFSASLPPYLASAAITAIDILEENPHVLTKLKENVAILHKGVSEIQGLEIASDPRSPIVFLKLKKSAGSLKADLQVLQDICDHLLKDYSIFVATSKRSTVDKCKLPAGIRLYVSASHTESDLRNACESLKKVAAFVLAGE, from the exons ATGGATACAATGTTGGCTGTGTTTGAAAGTATGGTGAAGTGGTTTTCAGATTGGGTGACATCGGTCCTTGATGCACCTTCTGCTCGAGCTGTTATCTTTGGAGTTCCAATAGGAG GCCATCTTTTTGTGGAGGGTCTTCTCTTGGTTGTAATTCTTTTTCTTCTGTCCCAAAAAAGTTATAAGCCACCTAAAAGACCATTGACGAAGAAG GAAATAGATGAGTTATGTGATGAATGGGTCCCGGAATCCCTCATTCCTTCTATTACTAAAGAGAGGAAGTATGAACCTCCGGTGTTGGAAAG TGCTGCTGGACCTCATACTGTAATCAATGGTAAAGAAGTTGCGAATTTCACATCAGCAAATTATCTTGGCTTTTTAGGGCATGAGAAACTGCAA AAATCATGTACTAAAGCGCTGGAAAAATATGGTGTTGGTTCTTGTGGTCCTCGTGGATTTTATGGGACAATTG ATGTTCACCTTGACTGTGAGGCCAGAATAGCAAAGTTTCTTGGAACCACTGACTCTATACTCTATTCCTATGGGCTTTCCACAATGTTTAGTACGATTCCAGCATTTTGTAAGAAGGGTGATATTGTCATCGT TGATGAGGGAGTCCACTGGGCGATACAAAATGGCCTTCACCTCTCTAGAAGtactataatttttttcaaacaCAATGATATGAAGTCCTTACAGAGTAATTTGGAAAAGGTTACCCATGACAACAAACGAGCTGAGAAGCTTAGGCGATATATAGTGGTAGAGGCGATATATCAG AATTCTGGTCAAATCGCTCCATTGGATGAGATCATCAAGCTGAAGGAGAAATATAGATTCCGTGTAATCCTAGACGAAAGCAATTCTATTGGTGTTCTTGGAAGTTCTGGTAGAGGCCTAACCGAACATTACAGAGTTCCG GTTGAGAAGGTAGATATTGTCACTGCTGCAATGGGGCATGCATTGGCCACTGAAGGAGGATTTTGTACTGGGAGTGCCCGAGTTATCGATCATCAA CGTCTTAGTAGTTCTGGTTATGTATTTTCTGCCTCTTTGCCTCCTTATCTGGCAAGTGCTGCCATTACCGCCATCGACATCTTGGAAGAAAATCCACACGTTCTCACAAAATTGAAGGAAAATGTAGCTATTCTACATAAAG GTGTGTCAGAGATACAAGGACTTGAAATAGCAAGTGATCCGCGATCACCCATAGTTTTTCTTAAGCTCAAAAAGTCTGCAGGATCCTTGAAGGCAGATCTACAAGTGCTTCAAGATATTTGCGATCAT TTATTGAAGGACTACTCCATCTTTGTGGCAACTTCAAAAAGATCCACAGTAGACAAATGCAAATTACCTGCTGGGATTAGGCTATATGTGTCTGCTTCTCATACGGAATCTGATCTAAGAAATGCATGTGAATCATTGAAGAAAGTTGCTGCTTTTGTACTGGCAGGTGAATGA
- the LOC140812452 gene encoding secreted RxLR effector protein 161-like: MKNIPYASAVGSLMYAQVCTRPDIAFVVGMLGRYQSNPGLDHWKAAKKVMRNLQGTKDYMLMFRRTGNLEVIGYSDSDYAGCIDSKKSTSGYIFMLAGGAVSWRSAKQTLTATSTMEAEFVSCFEATSHGVWLKSFISRLRIMDSISRPLRIYCDNSAAVFMAKNNKSGSRSKHIDIKYLAIRERVKDKKLLIEHISTELMIANPLTKGMPPLKFKDHTERMRLGSFM; the protein is encoded by the coding sequence ATGAAAAACATTCCTTATGCTTCTGCTGTCGGAAGCTTGATGTATGCTCAGGTTTGCACTAGACCTGACATTGCATTTGTTGTTGGGATGTTGGGAAGATATCAGAGTAATCCAGGTTTAGACCACTGGAAAGCTGCAAAGAAAGTAATGAGGAACCTTCAAGGGaccaaagattatatgcttATGTTCAGACGAACTGGGAATTTGGAAGTAATTGGCTACTCTGATTCAGACTACGCTGGCTGCATTGATTCAAAAAAATCCACTTCAGGATATATTTTTATGCTAGCTGGTGGAGCTGTATCTTGGAGGAGTGCAAAACAGACCTTGACTGCTACTTCCACTATGGAAGCTGAGTTCGTATCTTGTTTTGAGGCAACCTCACATGGTGTATGGTTGAAGAGTTTCATTTCAAGGCTTAGAATTATGGATTCTATATCTAGGCCATTAAGAATATATTGTGACAATTCAGCTGCTGTTTTTATGgctaaaaataacaaaagtggTAGTCGAAGCAAACACATCGACATTAAGTATTTAGCCATACGAGAACGTGTTAAAGATAAGAAGTTACTTATCGAGCACATTAGCACTGAATTGATGATAGCGAATCCTTTGACTAAGGGCATGCCACCATTGAAATTTAAGGATCATACAGAAAGAATGAGACTTGGTTCCTTTATGTAA